One Faecalicatena sp. Marseille-Q4148 DNA window includes the following coding sequences:
- the rpiB gene encoding ribose 5-phosphate isomerase B, which translates to MIALGCDHGGYELMQEVIKYLEANNLEYKNFGCHGESVDYPEYGKLVGHAVAEGVCEKGILICGTGIGISIAANKIKGVRCALCSDCFSAQATREHNNANVLAMGGRVIGPGLAVKIVDTFLNTEFSNDERHVRRISQIED; encoded by the coding sequence ATGATAGCACTTGGATGTGACCACGGTGGATATGAATTGATGCAGGAGGTCATCAAATATCTGGAAGCAAATAATCTGGAGTATAAGAACTTTGGATGTCATGGAGAATCTGTAGATTATCCGGAATACGGAAAGCTTGTAGGACATGCTGTTGCAGAGGGCGTATGCGAGAAAGGAATCCTGATCTGCGGAACAGGAATCGGTATTTCTATTGCAGCGAATAAGATCAAAGGAGTGCGCTGCGCACTTTGTTCCGATTGCTTTTCAGCGCAGGCAACGAGAGAGCATAATAATGCAAATGTACTGGCAATGGGCGGACGTGTAATTGGACCTGGTCTTGCAGTTAAGATCGTTGATACATTTTTAAATACAGAGTTTTCAAATGATGAACGGCATGTAAGACGAATCTCACAGATTGAAGACTAG
- the upp gene encoding uracil phosphoribosyltransferase, with protein sequence MSKVQVMDHPLIQHKIGVIRRKNVGTNEFRAIISEIAMLMCYEATRDLKLQDVEIETPICKTVVKELSGKKLAVVPILRAGLGMVDGMLSMIPAAKIGHIGLYRDPETLEPVEYYCKLPADCQEREVFVVDPMLATGGSSVAAIQMLKDKGVRNIHFMCIIAAPEGVKKMQECHPDVDIYIGALDEKLNDHGYIVPGLGDAGDRIFGTK encoded by the coding sequence ATGTCAAAAGTACAAGTGATGGATCATCCGCTGATTCAGCATAAAATCGGAGTGATCAGGAGAAAAAATGTCGGAACGAATGAATTTCGTGCAATTATCAGTGAAATTGCGATGCTTATGTGCTATGAAGCAACAAGAGATCTGAAGCTTCAGGACGTTGAGATTGAGACGCCGATCTGCAAGACGGTTGTAAAAGAATTATCCGGAAAGAAACTGGCGGTTGTACCGATTTTAAGAGCAGGACTCGGAATGGTGGACGGGATGCTTTCTATGATTCCGGCAGCTAAAATTGGACATATTGGACTTTACAGAGATCCGGAGACATTAGAACCGGTGGAATATTATTGTAAACTTCCGGCAGATTGTCAGGAGAGAGAAGTATTTGTAGTAGATCCGATGCTTGCCACAGGGGGCTCAAGCGTTGCTGCCATTCAGATGCTGAAGGATAAAGGTGTGAGAAATATTCATTTTATGTGTATTATTGCCGCTCCGGAAGGTGTGAAAAAGATGCAGGAATGTCATCCTGACGTGGACATTTATATTGGAGCGCTGGATGAGAAATTAAATGATCACGGCTATATTGTGCCGGGACTTGGAGATGCAGGAGACCGTATTTTCGGAACAAAATAA
- a CDS encoding dCMP deaminase family protein produces the protein MPKRSDYISWDEYFMGIAKMSSMRSKDPNTQVGCCIVSQENRILSVGYNGFPMGCSDDEFPWDREGEDPLQTKYLYTTHSELNAILNYTGGSLAGSKLYVSLFPCNECAKAIIQSGIKEVIYDCDKYADTPSVIGSKRMMRAAGVKIRAYERSGREIKIQV, from the coding sequence ATGCCAAAACGTAGCGACTATATTTCCTGGGACGAGTATTTCATGGGAATTGCGAAGATGTCCAGTATGCGTTCAAAAGATCCGAATACTCAGGTGGGATGCTGTATTGTAAGTCAGGAGAATCGTATTTTATCAGTTGGTTATAACGGATTTCCTATGGGGTGCTCGGATGATGAATTTCCGTGGGACAGAGAAGGGGAAGATCCGCTTCAAACAAAATATCTGTACACGACACACAGCGAATTGAATGCAATTCTGAATTATACCGGAGGAAGTCTGGCAGGATCTAAGCTGTATGTATCGCTGTTTCCGTGTAATGAATGTGCGAAAGCGATTATTCAGAGCGGAATCAAAGAAGTAATTTATGACTGTGATAAATATGCCGATACACCGTCAGTCATCGGTTCCAAGCGAATGATGCGTGCGGCAGGCGTAAAGATTCGTGCTTATGAACGCAGCGGAAGAGAAATTAAGATTCAGGTATAA
- a CDS encoding YaaL family protein: MGIFHKKQTIPPDQKLLFDEINKAKTQMELAHINFQSALDPDLIDYYIYEGNAAWKRYCFLLRQARLQ, encoded by the coding sequence ATGGGAATTTTTCATAAAAAGCAGACAATTCCGCCAGATCAGAAGCTTCTCTTTGATGAAATCAATAAAGCAAAAACGCAAATGGAACTGGCACACATTAATTTTCAATCTGCCCTTGATCCCGATCTTATCGACTACTATATTTACGAGGGAAATGCCGCCTGGAAACGATATTGCTTTCTGCTGCGACAGGCCCGGCTGCAATAA
- a CDS encoding pro-sigmaK processing inhibitor BofA family protein, whose translation MSERRGFSIAVHFIVRAIVGMAVIYGLNLYLESQQIPVAVGMNPVSLLTSAILGIPGVALLYAILFYQIL comes from the coding sequence ATGTCAGAGAGACGAGGGTTTTCGATAGCAGTACATTTCATAGTGCGGGCAATTGTGGGTATGGCAGTGATTTATGGATTAAATTTATATTTGGAATCTCAGCAGATTCCGGTTGCGGTCGGTATGAATCCGGTGTCGCTTTTGACATCCGCAATCCTTGGAATTCCTGGGGTTGCGCTCCTTTATGCGATTTTGTTCTATCAAATTTTGTGA
- a CDS encoding CpaF family protein, with amino-acid sequence MIREILELHSSREFIPLKEKASIGKELFNTFRKLDIIQEFLEDEEVTEIMINGTEKIFVEKHGQLYEAERHFYSKKKLEDVIQQIVAGANRIVNEASPIVDARLPDGSRVNVVLSPTALNGPIVTIRKFPKEAVTMQQLVCWGALDEETAEFLKLLVKSKYNIFISGGTGSGKTTFLNALSEFIPEDERVITIEDNAELKIQGIRNLVRLEARNANVEGIGEITIQDLFKSALRMRPDRILVGEVRQFEAFSMIEAMSSGHPGSMSTGHANSPQDMLMRLETMILTGLNIPLLAIQRKIASGVDIIVHLSRFRDKSRKVAEIVEVLDCAEEGIRVNKLYEFVEESVSSGKICGKLVKCGALTQREKLLAAGYS; translated from the coding sequence ATGATCCGTGAGATATTAGAATTGCATTCCAGCCGGGAATTTATTCCACTGAAAGAAAAGGCGTCTATCGGAAAAGAATTGTTTAATACCTTTCGGAAATTGGATATCATCCAGGAGTTTCTGGAAGATGAAGAAGTAACAGAGATTATGATTAACGGTACAGAGAAGATTTTTGTGGAAAAACACGGACAGCTTTATGAGGCAGAGAGACATTTCTATTCGAAAAAGAAATTGGAGGATGTCATTCAGCAGATTGTAGCCGGAGCGAACCGGATTGTCAATGAAGCATCGCCTATTGTGGATGCCAGGCTGCCGGATGGCTCCAGAGTAAATGTCGTATTAAGTCCTACCGCTTTGAATGGACCGATTGTTACAATAAGAAAATTTCCAAAAGAGGCAGTAACCATGCAGCAGCTTGTGTGTTGGGGCGCTCTTGATGAAGAAACAGCAGAATTCTTAAAACTTCTTGTTAAATCAAAGTATAACATCTTTATTAGTGGAGGAACCGGAAGCGGGAAAACCACATTTCTAAATGCATTGTCAGAGTTTATTCCAGAAGATGAGCGAGTTATTACAATTGAAGATAACGCAGAGCTTAAGATACAGGGAATCCGAAATCTTGTGCGTCTGGAGGCGCGCAACGCCAATGTAGAAGGCATTGGAGAGATTACGATTCAGGATTTGTTTAAATCAGCCCTTCGGATGCGACCAGACAGGATCTTAGTTGGGGAAGTGCGCCAATTTGAAGCATTTTCTATGATTGAAGCAATGTCATCAGGGCATCCGGGATCTATGAGTACCGGGCATGCCAACAGTCCACAGGATATGTTGATGCGGCTTGAGACAATGATTTTGACCGGACTCAACATTCCGCTTCTGGCAATCCAGAGAAAGATTGCCTCCGGCGTGGATATCATAGTGCATCTGAGCCGATTCAGGGATAAGAGCAGAAAAGTGGCGGAGATTGTTGAAGTACTTGATTGTGCGGAGGAGGGGATTCGTGTGAATAAGTTGTATGAATTTGTGGAAGAATCTGTCAGCTCAGGCAAGATTTGTGGAAAGTTGGTGAAATGCGGTGCGCTTACGCAGAGAGAAAAATTACTGGCAGCAGGATATTCGTAA
- a CDS encoding type II secretion system F family protein: MRLRREKNYWQQDIRKREVLKGIVQGTALTGAAGYLCYGSGIGAFLFLPLTVIYLVYYRKELEKKRKREFGIQLKDMMQSVANALKLGYSVENALLQAQKDLDKLYSSQCRINRELQYMRRQLEMNVPAEQVLEGLAKRTGHEDVRAFTTVMVLARRNGGDLVEVLQNAIRQLCERMEVKKEIEVVYAAKKMEFYVMSGIPAGMIAYMKLCFPQFMEMLYGTAFGMIFMTVCLAVYVSAFLWGKRIIEIEV; the protein is encoded by the coding sequence GTGCGCTTACGCAGAGAGAAAAATTACTGGCAGCAGGATATTCGTAAAAGAGAAGTGTTAAAAGGTATCGTGCAGGGAACAGCACTTACAGGAGCAGCCGGATATCTTTGTTACGGAAGCGGAATCGGAGCATTTTTGTTCCTGCCGTTGACAGTAATCTATTTGGTATATTATCGCAAAGAATTAGAGAAAAAACGAAAGAGAGAGTTTGGAATACAGTTAAAAGATATGATGCAGTCAGTAGCAAACGCATTAAAACTTGGATATTCTGTGGAAAATGCACTGCTTCAGGCACAGAAAGATCTGGATAAATTGTATTCATCCCAATGTCGTATAAACAGAGAACTCCAATATATGAGAAGACAGTTAGAAATGAATGTTCCGGCAGAGCAGGTGTTGGAAGGATTGGCGAAGAGGACCGGTCATGAAGATGTAAGAGCATTTACTACAGTAATGGTACTGGCAAGAAGAAATGGAGGAGATCTTGTGGAGGTTTTGCAGAATGCGATTCGCCAGCTATGTGAGCGGATGGAGGTGAAGAAAGAAATTGAAGTAGTTTATGCAGCGAAGAAAATGGAATTTTATGTCATGTCCGGGATTCCGGCGGGGATGATTGCGTACATGAAACTGTGCTTTCCGCAATTCATGGAAATGTTGTATGGGACAGCCTTTGGAATGATATTCATGACAGTGTGTCTGGCAGTATATGTGTCAGCATTTCTGTGGGGAAAGCGGATTATTGAGATTGAAGTTTAG
- a CDS encoding type II secretion system F family protein: MKEGEKIYIRKQREQQKERWIGRKEVLRAGLILLCTAVLAVGLYFVDKKAADLSNGGKIERNGYGGAKKTEELYVEAGGEREKVVIEIQPQTYTEKELEELWPKARDALDQVILGENHSEKEIRKPLVLPTKVPGMEIAVRWEFSRYDVIDLQGNILSPEETGTQVWITGYMKCQEKEAVYEKTVTVYPKEKLSVFAKKAKKAAEDAGRDQKSERYLELPEEVEGRKVRWVKKAEGRSAPVLGIGVIAAAISLLLTRQEEEKQRKGREEQLILDYPELLHQFTLLTGAGMTVRAAWKMIVESSEQSDRELIRQMRCTLREMQSGIPEEECYERFGMRCKTAAYMKFGAMLSQNLKKGAKGMGMLLRTEAAIAFADRKRQAKQQGEEAGTKLLMPMFLMLGVVLLIVVVPAFFSMSV, from the coding sequence TTGAAGGAGGGAGAAAAAATATATATACGAAAGCAGAGAGAACAACAGAAAGAACGCTGGATCGGAAGGAAAGAGGTCCTCCGGGCAGGATTGATTCTTTTATGCACAGCAGTACTTGCAGTCGGGCTATATTTTGTGGATAAAAAAGCGGCAGATTTGAGTAATGGTGGAAAAATTGAACGAAATGGTTATGGCGGTGCAAAGAAAACAGAGGAGTTATATGTAGAGGCAGGTGGAGAGCGGGAAAAGGTTGTCATAGAAATACAACCTCAGACATATACGGAAAAGGAGCTGGAAGAGTTGTGGCCGAAGGCAAGAGATGCGTTGGATCAAGTGATTCTTGGTGAAAATCATTCCGAAAAAGAAATTAGAAAACCGCTTGTCCTGCCGACAAAAGTGCCGGGGATGGAAATTGCTGTCCGTTGGGAATTCAGCAGATATGATGTAATTGATCTTCAGGGAAATATTCTTTCGCCGGAAGAAACAGGAACGCAAGTATGGATTACAGGTTATATGAAATGCCAGGAGAAGGAAGCCGTTTATGAAAAAACAGTTACAGTATACCCGAAAGAAAAGCTGAGTGTATTTGCCAAAAAGGCAAAAAAAGCAGCTGAAGATGCGGGAAGAGATCAAAAAAGCGAAAGATATTTGGAACTTCCCGAGGAAGTAGAGGGAAGAAAGGTTAGATGGGTGAAGAAGGCAGAAGGGCGGTCTGCTCCTGTACTGGGAATTGGAGTAATTGCGGCAGCAATTTCTTTACTGCTGACACGCCAGGAGGAAGAAAAACAGAGAAAGGGGAGGGAAGAACAGCTGATACTTGATTATCCGGAGTTGTTACATCAGTTTACGCTGCTGACAGGCGCCGGAATGACAGTGAGAGCGGCGTGGAAGATGATTGTAGAAAGCTCGGAACAAAGTGATAGAGAATTAATACGGCAAATGCGTTGTACACTTCGGGAAATGCAAAGTGGGATTCCGGAAGAAGAGTGTTACGAAAGATTTGGAATGCGCTGCAAAACTGCAGCTTATATGAAATTTGGCGCAATGCTGTCTCAGAATCTGAAAAAAGGTGCGAAAGGGATGGGAATGTTGTTGAGAACGGAGGCTGCGATTGCATTTGCAGATCGAAAACGACAGGCAAAACAACAGGGAGAGGAAGCAGGAACGAAGCTTTTGATGCCAATGTTTCTAATGCTTGGAGTGGTACTGCTGATAGTTGTAGTGCCGGCATTTTTCTCCATGAGCGTCTAG
- a CDS encoding pilus assembly protein, which produces MSLTKRKSSHKSVKKASIFASLPGSITLETALIVPFFFLALVCLLYLIEIMTLQVSVKEGLRSAGKEAAEQVYGIPAVITSKVEEGVRESAGRERLDNSLISGGASGIDCHGSWYSMADGIVYLKAVYEVRLPIPVMRIPPVRCEEKIRVKAWTGYQGGGLEGILPTEIVYVAETGIVYHKNPHCTYLEPSVRQVSANSVEELRNSSGGKYYPCHSCGNAAHTGHYYITDTGDRYHTSAACSKLQRTVYAVEKSEVRGKGACSKCSR; this is translated from the coding sequence ATATCTCTGACTAAGAGGAAATCTTCCCACAAATCTGTGAAAAAGGCATCTATATTTGCCTCTTTGCCGGGAAGCATCACGCTTGAAACGGCATTAATTGTACCATTTTTCTTTCTGGCGCTTGTATGTCTGCTGTATCTTATTGAAATAATGACGCTGCAGGTATCGGTAAAGGAAGGCTTGCGTTCAGCAGGAAAAGAAGCAGCAGAGCAGGTCTATGGGATACCGGCAGTTATTACTTCAAAAGTCGAAGAGGGGGTAAGAGAAAGCGCAGGAAGGGAACGGCTGGACAATAGTCTAATCAGCGGCGGTGCGTCAGGAATTGATTGTCATGGTTCCTGGTATTCTATGGCAGATGGAATTGTTTATCTAAAAGCAGTGTATGAAGTACGTCTGCCGATTCCGGTTATGAGGATTCCGCCTGTTCGCTGTGAAGAAAAAATACGGGTAAAAGCATGGACAGGATATCAGGGCGGAGGACTTGAAGGAATACTGCCGACGGAAATTGTCTATGTGGCAGAAACAGGGATTGTGTACCATAAGAATCCGCATTGTACTTATCTGGAACCATCCGTACGGCAGGTTTCGGCAAATAGTGTAGAAGAACTTCGAAATAGCAGCGGGGGAAAATACTATCCGTGTCATTCTTGTGGAAATGCAGCTCATACCGGCCATTATTATATTACGGACACAGGAGACCGTTATCATACTTCAGCAGCGTGCAGTAAACTTCAGAGAACAGTATATGCGGTAGAAAAAAGTGAAGTCAGAGGAAAGGGGGCGTGCTCAAAATGTTCACGATAG
- a CDS encoding prepilin peptidase, which translates to MFTIGARSVETIAVILMIGLGMLDWKQHRLPKLLLGALTVLAVIARVGGNISFPVFISGTIPGVLFLILSCMTREGVGYGDGWIVLILGVVFGLWKTVYICMIALFGMACAAIFGMSFLHWDKKKRLAFVPFLAVGCLGVILI; encoded by the coding sequence ATGTTCACGATAGGAGCGCGGTCTGTTGAAACAATTGCTGTAATATTAATGATCGGGCTTGGCATGCTTGATTGGAAACAGCATCGTCTTCCCAAATTACTTTTGGGAGCGCTTACCGTTCTGGCAGTGATTGCAAGAGTCGGTGGCAATATATCATTTCCGGTTTTCATATCCGGAACGATTCCTGGAGTATTATTTCTCATTCTTAGTTGTATGACGAGAGAAGGTGTTGGATACGGAGATGGATGGATTGTATTGATTCTTGGGGTGGTATTTGGTTTGTGGAAAACAGTATATATTTGTATGATTGCTTTATTTGGTATGGCATGTGCAGCAATATTTGGTATGTCATTTCTGCACTGGGATAAGAAAAAGCGTCTTGCGTTTGTTCCGTTTCTTGCAGTGGGATGTTTAGGGGTGATCTTGATTTGA
- a CDS encoding pilus assembly protein: MKYRTDIEMCDKYNLRASFTVETAAIFPVVFLVIVSAVYLSFFFHDKHILQSAVIETASIASERMRLLTPPETEELAGHLQERIRGKMIYFSAATVEIVCEEEKVAVNAAAYKRRMRIRADAVMNITIPEREVRRVRHFREVGE, translated from the coding sequence TTGAAATATAGAACAGATATAGAAATGTGTGATAAATATAATTTGAGAGCAAGCTTTACGGTCGAAACAGCAGCAATATTTCCTGTAGTTTTTCTGGTAATTGTCAGCGCGGTGTACCTTTCTTTTTTCTTTCACGATAAACACATTCTGCAAAGTGCAGTGATTGAAACAGCAAGCATTGCCAGTGAGAGAATGAGGCTTTTAACGCCTCCGGAGACAGAAGAGCTGGCTGGACATTTGCAGGAGCGGATTCGTGGGAAAATGATTTATTTTTCTGCAGCAACGGTAGAAATTGTATGTGAAGAGGAAAAGGTAGCGGTAAATGCAGCTGCATATAAAAGACGAATGCGCATTCGGGCAGATGCGGTTATGAATATCACTATTCCGGAACGGGAAGTTCGCAGAGTTAGACATTTTAGAGAAGTGGGGGAGTAG
- a CDS encoding GHKL domain-containing protein, with the protein MITNTFLNTMDDNSFSLSQMTHELRNPLTIIYSTLQLIEQQHPEVASYTHWDSLFDDVEFMIELLTRLSAYGHGAAPSFETIHTTPFLQHTALSFAASISSSDIEFTSYIAPELPDLVGDPTLLKEVLINLLKNASEAIDPEHKGDITGSIHLKAFMRCGKLHITISDSGCGIAPEQIDRIFDPFVSFKKGGSGIGLAIVKRIVNSHMGTLDLTSNIGYGTTFSVILPVKKYGTDKSTYKTSDMSHNINPGSCKPIIRCN; encoded by the coding sequence ATGATAACAAATACTTTTTTAAATACGATGGATGACAACTCATTTTCTTTAAGTCAGATGACTCACGAACTGCGAAATCCTCTGACAATCATCTACAGCACACTGCAGCTTATCGAACAGCAGCACCCGGAAGTGGCATCTTATACTCACTGGGACTCTTTATTCGATGATGTAGAATTTATGATAGAACTTCTTACGAGACTATCCGCTTACGGACACGGTGCCGCACCTTCATTTGAAACAATACATACAACACCATTCCTTCAGCACACTGCTCTTTCTTTTGCAGCATCAATCTCTTCTTCAGATATTGAATTCACATCTTATATTGCGCCGGAACTACCAGACCTGGTGGGTGATCCGACCTTACTGAAAGAAGTTTTGATTAATCTGCTAAAAAATGCTTCTGAGGCCATCGATCCGGAACATAAAGGCGATATCACCGGCTCTATTCACCTCAAAGCATTCATGCGCTGCGGAAAACTCCATATTACCATTTCCGATTCAGGATGTGGCATTGCCCCTGAACAGATTGACCGCATTTTTGATCCCTTTGTCAGTTTCAAAAAAGGCGGCTCCGGAATCGGACTTGCAATTGTAAAACGAATCGTCAATTCGCATATGGGTACACTAGATCTGACTTCCAATATCGGATACGGAACTACCTTTTCGGTAATTCTTCCGGTAAAAAAATATGGAACTGATAAATCCACATATAAGACCTCCGATATGAGCCATAACATCAATCCCGGCAGTTGTAAACCCATAATAAGATGTAACTAA
- a CDS encoding HIT family protein, which produces MKKDDCIFCKLANGEIPTATLYEDNDFRVILDLGPASKGHALILPKEHYDNLYELDDETASKVLVLAKKMITRMTKALGCDGYNLVQNNGEAAGQTVHHFHLHLIPRYKDDQVGLGWNMGKLTDEDKEEILTKFHETI; this is translated from the coding sequence ATGAAAAAAGATGATTGTATTTTTTGTAAATTGGCGAATGGTGAAATCCCGACTGCAACATTATATGAGGATAATGATTTCCGGGTAATTCTTGATCTCGGACCGGCATCAAAAGGACATGCACTGATTCTTCCAAAAGAACATTATGATAATTTATATGAGCTGGATGACGAGACTGCATCAAAAGTGCTTGTACTTGCAAAAAAGATGATTACAAGAATGACAAAGGCGCTTGGATGCGATGGTTATAATCTTGTCCAGAATAATGGAGAAGCAGCCGGTCAGACAGTTCATCATTTCCATCTGCATCTGATCCCGCGTTATAAAGACGATCAGGTAGGACTGGGTTGGAATATGGGTAAACTGACAGATGAGGATAAAGAAGAGATATTAACAAAATTTCACGAGACGATATAG
- a CDS encoding sigma-70 family RNA polymerase sigma factor, with protein MNKQELQNEFWNKIYDDYAKVILNIAADILKDEHLAQDVVQEVMYKYYVYLRENDVEFEKSWLIKVTKNVSFNLVKKLKHELDYIDFDQLQIEEDEMINGYSSTEDAYIRQFCQREAEELCNQIFEEAKHEHKNAYEALKALYQKKETRKETAHRLHMSENALYTMMSRTKAKLKKQYGSKYTEITKI; from the coding sequence ATGAATAAACAAGAATTACAAAATGAATTTTGGAATAAAATTTATGATGATTATGCTAAAGTGATTTTAAATATAGCCGCTGATATTTTGAAAGATGAACATCTGGCACAAGATGTCGTGCAGGAAGTCATGTATAAATATTATGTTTATCTTCGTGAAAATGATGTTGAATTTGAAAAAAGCTGGTTGATTAAAGTAACAAAAAATGTCTCCTTTAACTTAGTGAAGAAGCTGAAACATGAATTGGACTATATAGATTTTGATCAGCTCCAGATAGAGGAGGATGAAATGATAAACGGATATTCAAGTACAGAAGATGCATATATCCGTCAGTTTTGTCAAAGGGAAGCGGAAGAATTATGCAATCAGATTTTTGAAGAGGCAAAGCATGAACATAAGAACGCATACGAAGCGCTTAAGGCTTTGTATCAGAAGAAGGAAACACGAAAAGAAACTGCACATCGGCTTCATATGTCAGAGAATGCGCTTTATACAATGATGTCAAGAACCAAGGCAAAGCTAAAAAAGCAATATGGCAGTAAATACACAGAGATCACAAAGATATAA
- a CDS encoding undecaprenyldiphospho-muramoylpentapeptide beta-N-acetylglucosaminyltransferase, with product MKRIILTGGGTAGHVTPNIALLPRLKELNYDIHYIGSYNGIEKELIEQFGIPYHGISSGKLRRYFSMKNFSDPFRVLKGFSEANKLIKTLKPDVIFSKGGFVSVPVVMAGKRRHVPTIIHESDMTPGLANKLSIPSATKVCCNFPETLEHLPKEKAVLTGSPIRQELLHGNKIAALDFCHLTADKPVILIIGGSLGSVAVNNAVRAVLPELLKDFHVVHLCGKGKIDDSLKNLPGYVQFEYIKEELKDLFALADIVISRAGANAICELLALHKPTLLIPLSANASRGDQILNARSFERQGFSLVLEEENLTNTSLLDTIHKLYDNRESYISAMRKSSQQDSIDTIIHLIEQAAK from the coding sequence ATGAAACGCATCATATTAACCGGCGGTGGTACTGCCGGACATGTTACACCGAATATTGCCCTGCTTCCTCGTTTGAAGGAACTCAATTACGATATCCATTACATCGGTTCCTACAATGGAATCGAAAAAGAACTAATCGAACAATTCGGAATACCTTATCACGGAATTTCTTCCGGAAAGCTTCGCCGCTACTTCAGCATGAAGAATTTTTCTGATCCATTCCGCGTATTAAAAGGATTCAGCGAAGCTAATAAATTAATTAAAACACTAAAACCAGATGTCATATTCTCTAAAGGAGGATTCGTATCTGTTCCTGTTGTTATGGCTGGAAAGCGAAGACACGTTCCTACAATTATTCATGAATCTGATATGACACCGGGTCTCGCTAACAAACTTTCTATTCCTTCCGCAACGAAAGTATGCTGCAATTTTCCGGAGACCCTTGAACACCTCCCGAAAGAAAAAGCAGTTCTGACCGGTTCCCCGATCCGTCAGGAACTTCTTCACGGAAATAAAATCGCAGCCCTTGATTTTTGTCATCTGACTGCGGATAAACCTGTGATTCTTATTATCGGAGGAAGCCTCGGCTCTGTTGCAGTCAACAATGCAGTCCGCGCCGTCCTTCCGGAACTTTTAAAAGATTTTCATGTTGTGCATCTTTGCGGAAAAGGAAAAATTGATGATTCTTTAAAAAATCTTCCTGGATATGTCCAGTTTGAATACATTAAGGAAGAACTCAAAGATTTGTTTGCGCTTGCAGATATTGTTATTTCCCGCGCCGGTGCCAATGCAATCTGTGAACTTCTGGCATTGCATAAACCTACCCTTTTAATTCCGCTTTCTGCAAATGCAAGCCGCGGAGACCAGATTTTGAATGCCCGTTCCTTCGAACGGCAAGGCTTCAGCCTTGTACTGGAAGAAGAGAATTTAACAAATACCTCTCTTCTGGATACTATTCACAAGCTATATGACAATCGGGAGTCCTATATCAGTGCAATGAGAAAATCTTCTCAGCAGGATTCCATTGATACAATCATTCATTTGATTGAACAGGCTGCAAAATAG